A genomic region of Bradyrhizobium sp. ORS 278 contains the following coding sequences:
- a CDS encoding MOSC domain-containing protein: MTTAMNQISPARITGLYRYPVKGLTPEPLQTAPLRPGETLPADRRYALENGPTGFDPAAPVWKPKTAYLMLMRNERLAGFKTRFDDASNTLTIRKDGAIVAQGDLESAEGRAAIERFFATEFADELRGPARLLSGGGYAFTDLARKVISIINLASVAEVEQMVGATVHPLRFRANVYVSGWPAWHEAGLMGETLRIGSARLKIVKTTTRCAAVNVDPDTAARDLDIPPALLNHRGNTDCGIYAEVIEGGDIAVGDELAVEQPRLV; the protein is encoded by the coding sequence ATGACCACGGCCATGAACCAGATCAGCCCCGCCCGCATCACCGGCCTGTACCGCTATCCGGTCAAGGGCCTGACCCCGGAACCGCTGCAGACCGCGCCCTTGCGGCCCGGAGAGACACTGCCGGCAGACCGTCGATACGCGCTGGAGAACGGCCCCACCGGCTTCGATCCGGCGGCCCCGGTGTGGAAGCCGAAGACCGCCTATCTGATGCTGATGCGCAATGAGCGCCTCGCCGGCTTCAAGACCCGCTTCGACGACGCGAGCAACACCCTCACCATCCGCAAAGACGGTGCGATCGTCGCGCAGGGCGATCTCGAGAGCGCCGAAGGCCGTGCCGCCATCGAGCGCTTCTTCGCAACCGAATTCGCCGACGAACTGCGCGGCCCGGCCCGGCTGCTGTCGGGCGGCGGCTACGCCTTCACCGATCTGGCGCGCAAGGTGATCTCGATCATCAACCTCGCCTCGGTCGCCGAGGTCGAGCAGATGGTCGGCGCGACCGTGCATCCGCTGCGCTTCCGCGCCAATGTCTATGTCAGCGGCTGGCCGGCCTGGCACGAAGCGGGGCTGATGGGCGAGACGCTGCGCATCGGCTCGGCGCGGCTGAAGATCGTCAAGACCACCACCCGCTGCGCCGCCGTCAACGTCGACCCCGACACCGCCGCACGCGACCTCGACATCCCGCCGGCGCTGCTGAACCACCGCGGCAACACCGACTGCGGCATCTACGCCGAAGTCATCGAGGGCGGCGACATCGCGGTCGGCGACGAGCTCGCCGTGGAGCAGCCGCGGCTGGTGTAG
- a CDS encoding TIGR02594 family protein: protein MVVSTLRRSLHVVALTMGAAVIVATATPASARPHHGSGHHAHRSHGGHHTARVHHHRRSVARLSRWERGVARMRVEGVADAQASLMMPGTVSDGMVSSGGFGGSSVVATARSYVGGGNPTGRRSLWCARFMNMVLERTGHRGTGSDMARSFASYGQRVSGPQVGAIAVMSRRGGGHVGVVSGVDAQGNPIVISGNYGHRVREAAVSRGRVYAYVMPN, encoded by the coding sequence ATGGTTGTGTCTACCCTTCGCCGGTCGCTTCACGTCGTTGCGCTCACCATGGGAGCGGCCGTGATCGTCGCCACCGCAACACCGGCTTCTGCCCGTCCGCATCACGGTTCGGGGCATCATGCCCACCGCAGCCACGGCGGCCATCACACTGCAAGAGTTCATCATCACCGCCGGTCCGTCGCCCGGCTGTCGCGCTGGGAGCGCGGCGTCGCGCGGATGCGCGTCGAGGGCGTCGCCGATGCGCAGGCCAGCCTCATGATGCCGGGGACGGTGTCTGACGGCATGGTATCGTCGGGCGGCTTCGGCGGCAGCAGCGTCGTCGCGACGGCGCGCAGCTATGTCGGCGGCGGCAATCCGACCGGGCGGCGCAGCCTGTGGTGCGCGCGCTTCATGAACATGGTGCTGGAGCGCACCGGTCATCGCGGCACCGGCTCCGACATGGCGCGCTCATTCGCCAGCTACGGCCAGCGTGTCTCCGGCCCGCAGGTCGGCGCCATCGCCGTGATGAGCCGCCGCGGCGGCGGCCATGTCGGCGTGGTCTCGGGCGTCGATGCCCAGGGCAACCCGATCGTCATCTCCGGCAATTACGGCCACCGCGTCCGCGAGGCCGCCGTGTCGCGCGGCCGCGTGTATGCGTATGTGATGCCGAACTGA
- the clpB gene encoding ATP-dependent chaperone ClpB, which produces MNIDKYTERARGFIQSAQSLAVRDGHQQFSPLHLLKVLLDDSEGLAGGLIDRAGGNSRAILKATEDALGKMPKVSGSGAGQIYLSPELARAFDAAEKAAEKAGDSFVTVERLLLGLTLDAKSETGSILAKGGVTAQNLNAAIESLRKGRTADSATAENAYDALKKYARDLTQAARDGKLDPVIGRDEEIRRTIQVLSRRTKNNPVLIGEPGVGKTAIVEGLALRIVNGDVPESLKDKRLLSLDLGALIAGAKYRGEFEERLKAVLQEVTAAEGTFVLFIDEMHTLIGAGKADGAMDASNLLKPALARGELHCIGATTLDEYQKHVEKDAALARRFQPVYVTEPTVEDTISILRGLKDKYEQHHGVRITDSALVASATLSNRYITDRFLPDKAIDLMDEAAARLKMQVDSKPEELDSLDREIIRLKIEQEALKKESDLGSKTRLQALEKELADLEEKSASLTAKWSAEKDKLSNAQKLKSELDGLRIELANAQRRGEYQKAGELAYGRIPELEKRLADIEAKETSGEMMEEAVTANHIAQVVSRWTGVPVDKMLEGEKDKLLRMEDSLGKRVVGQFEAVHAVATAVRRSRAGLQDPNRPMGSFMFLGPTGVGKTELTKALAEYLFNDETAMVRLDMSEYMEKHSVSRLIGAPPGYVGYDEGGALTEAVRRRPYQVVLFDEIEKAHPDVFNVLLQVLDDGRLTDGQGRTVDFRNTLIIMTSNLGSEFLVNQPEGEDTSEVRELVMGTVRGHFRPEFLNRVDEIILFHRLQKSEMGRIVEIQFSRLQKLLEERKITLSLDGDARDWLAAKGWDPAYGARPLKRVIQRSVQDPLAEMILAGDIKDGDKVAISSEGNVLTFNGKAHRTAEIATFEAPIPKRKLN; this is translated from the coding sequence ATGAATATCGACAAATATACCGAGCGCGCGCGGGGCTTCATTCAATCGGCGCAGTCTCTGGCGGTGCGCGACGGCCATCAGCAGTTCTCGCCGCTGCATCTCCTGAAAGTCCTGCTCGACGACAGCGAGGGACTCGCGGGCGGTCTGATCGACCGCGCCGGCGGCAATTCGCGCGCGATCCTGAAAGCAACCGAGGACGCGCTCGGCAAGATGCCGAAAGTGTCGGGCAGCGGCGCCGGGCAGATCTACCTGTCCCCGGAATTGGCGCGCGCCTTCGACGCGGCGGAAAAGGCGGCCGAGAAGGCCGGCGACAGTTTCGTCACCGTCGAGCGGCTGCTGCTCGGGCTGACGCTCGACGCCAAGAGCGAGACCGGAAGCATTCTCGCCAAGGGCGGCGTCACCGCGCAGAACCTCAACGCCGCGATCGAGAGCTTGCGCAAGGGGCGCACGGCCGACTCGGCGACCGCCGAGAACGCCTATGATGCGCTGAAGAAATATGCCCGCGACCTGACCCAGGCGGCGCGCGACGGCAAGCTCGATCCGGTGATCGGCCGCGACGAGGAGATTCGCCGCACCATTCAAGTTCTCTCCCGGCGCACCAAGAACAATCCCGTGCTGATCGGCGAGCCCGGCGTCGGCAAGACCGCGATCGTCGAGGGCCTCGCGCTGCGCATCGTCAATGGTGATGTGCCGGAGAGCCTGAAGGACAAGCGGCTGCTGTCGCTCGATCTCGGCGCGCTGATTGCGGGTGCCAAATATCGCGGCGAGTTCGAGGAGCGGCTGAAGGCCGTGCTGCAGGAGGTGACGGCGGCCGAAGGCACCTTCGTGCTGTTCATCGACGAGATGCACACCCTGATCGGCGCCGGCAAGGCTGACGGCGCGATGGATGCGTCGAACCTGCTCAAGCCTGCGCTCGCGCGCGGCGAGCTGCACTGCATCGGCGCGACCACGCTCGACGAGTATCAGAAGCATGTCGAGAAGGACGCAGCCCTCGCCCGCCGCTTCCAGCCGGTCTACGTCACCGAGCCCACGGTCGAGGACACCATCTCGATCCTGCGCGGCCTGAAGGACAAATACGAGCAGCATCACGGCGTGCGCATCACCGATAGCGCGCTGGTGGCCTCGGCCACCTTGTCGAACCGCTACATCACCGACCGCTTCCTGCCCGACAAGGCCATCGACCTGATGGACGAGGCGGCGGCGCGGCTGAAGATGCAGGTCGACTCGAAGCCCGAGGAGCTCGACTCGCTGGATCGCGAGATCATCCGGCTCAAGATCGAACAGGAGGCCTTGAAGAAGGAGAGCGATCTCGGCTCCAAGACGAGGCTGCAGGCGCTGGAGAAGGAGCTCGCCGATCTTGAGGAGAAGTCGGCCTCGCTGACCGCGAAGTGGAGCGCCGAGAAGGACAAGCTGTCGAACGCGCAGAAGCTCAAGAGCGAGCTGGACGGCTTGCGCATCGAGCTCGCCAACGCGCAGCGCCGCGGCGAGTACCAGAAGGCGGGCGAGCTGGCCTATGGCCGCATCCCCGAGCTGGAGAAGCGGCTCGCCGACATCGAGGCCAAGGAGACCAGCGGCGAGATGATGGAGGAGGCGGTCACCGCCAACCACATCGCGCAGGTGGTCTCGCGCTGGACCGGCGTGCCGGTCGACAAGATGCTCGAGGGCGAGAAGGACAAGCTCTTGCGGATGGAAGACTCGCTAGGCAAACGTGTCGTCGGCCAATTCGAGGCCGTGCATGCGGTCGCGACCGCCGTGCGGCGCTCGCGCGCGGGCCTGCAGGATCCGAACCGGCCGATGGGCTCGTTCATGTTCTTAGGCCCCACCGGCGTCGGCAAGACCGAGCTGACCAAGGCGCTCGCCGAGTATCTGTTCAACGACGAGACCGCGATGGTCCGGCTCGACATGTCCGAGTACATGGAGAAGCACTCGGTGTCGCGGCTGATCGGCGCGCCTCCCGGCTATGTCGGCTATGACGAGGGCGGGGCGCTGACGGAAGCCGTGCGGCGCCGGCCGTACCAGGTCGTGCTGTTCGACGAGATCGAGAAGGCGCATCCGGACGTGTTCAACGTGCTGCTGCAGGTGCTCGACGACGGCCGCCTGACCGATGGCCAGGGCCGCACCGTCGACTTCCGCAACACGCTGATCATCATGACTTCGAATCTCGGCTCCGAGTTCCTGGTCAATCAGCCCGAGGGCGAGGATACGTCCGAGGTGCGCGAGCTGGTGATGGGCACGGTGCGCGGGCATTTCCGGCCCGAGTTCCTCAACCGCGTCGACGAGATCATCCTGTTCCACCGGCTGCAGAAGAGCGAGATGGGACGGATCGTCGAGATCCAGTTCTCGCGGCTTCAGAAGCTCCTGGAGGAGCGCAAGATCACGCTCTCGCTCGACGGCGACGCGCGCGACTGGCTCGCCGCCAAGGGCTGGGACCCGGCCTATGGCGCGCGTCCGCTGAAGCGGGTGATCCAGCGCAGCGTGCAGGATCCGCTCGCCGAGATGATCCTCGCCGGCGACATCAAGGATGGCGACAAGGTCGCCATCTCCTCGGAAGGCAACGTGCTGACCTTCAACGGCAAGGCGCATCGCACCGCGGAGATCGCGACGTTCGAGGCGCCGATCCCGAAGCGCAAGCTGAACTGA